Proteins from a genomic interval of Pseudomonas paeninsulae:
- the hisB gene encoding imidazoleglycerol-phosphate dehydratase HisB gives MAERTASVERNTLETQIKVSINLDGTGKAKFAIGVPFLEHMLDQIARHGLIDLDIQCKGDLHIDDHHTVEDVGITLGQAFTKAIGDKKGMTRYGHSYVPLDEALSRVVIDFSGRPGLQMHVPFTRAVVGGFDVDLFQEFFQGFVNHALISLHIDNLRGTNTHHQIETVFKAFGRALRMAVELDPRMAGQMPSTKGCL, from the coding sequence ATGGCCGAACGTACGGCATCCGTCGAGCGCAACACCCTGGAGACCCAGATCAAGGTCTCGATCAACCTGGATGGTACTGGCAAGGCCAAGTTTGCTATTGGCGTGCCGTTTCTCGAGCACATGCTCGATCAGATTGCCCGTCACGGCCTGATCGACCTGGATATCCAGTGCAAGGGCGACCTGCATATCGACGACCACCACACCGTCGAAGACGTCGGCATCACCCTCGGCCAGGCCTTTACCAAGGCGATTGGCGACAAGAAGGGCATGACCCGTTATGGCCATTCCTATGTGCCGCTGGATGAGGCGCTGTCGCGCGTGGTGATCGACTTCTCCGGCCGCCCGGGGCTGCAGATGCACGTGCCGTTCACTCGGGCGGTGGTCGGCGGCTTCGATGTCGATCTGTTCCAGGAGTTCTTCCAGGGCTTCGTCAACCATGCCCTGATCAGCCTGCACATCGACAACCTGCGCGGCACTAACACCCACCACCAGATCGAGACCGTGTTCAAGGCCTTCGGCCGCGCCCTGCGCATGGCCGTCGAGTTGGACCCGCGGATGGCCG